The proteins below are encoded in one region of Nakamurella flava:
- a CDS encoding VOC family protein gives MRIGITSVFVDDQAEAERFYTGVLGFEIRQDLPLGTDRWLTVAPPGRPEIELLLEPAHHPAVKPYRDALAADGIPLLMLFSDDVRAEVDRLERAGVHFTQPPQAMGDVTTAVFDDTCGNLVVLVQQS, from the coding sequence CTGCGCATCGGAATCACCAGCGTCTTCGTCGACGATCAGGCCGAGGCCGAGCGGTTCTACACGGGCGTCCTGGGTTTCGAGATACGCCAGGACCTGCCCCTGGGGACCGATCGGTGGCTGACCGTGGCCCCGCCCGGACGACCGGAGATCGAGTTGCTGCTCGAACCGGCCCACCATCCGGCGGTCAAGCCGTACCGCGACGCCCTCGCCGCCGACGGCATCCCGCTGCTCATGCTGTTCAGCGACGACGTGCGGGCCGAGGTCGATCGTCTGGAACGGGCCGGGGTGCACTTCACCCAGCCGCCGCAGGCCATGGGCGACGTCACCACCGCGGTCTTCGACGACACCTGCGGCAACCTGGTCGTCCTGGTGCAGCAGTCCTGA
- a CDS encoding ATP-dependent DNA ligase, with translation MQLQTLVQTWRELSATRSRIAKRDRLAAVIGAAEPAEIALVVTYLSGTLRQRRTGVGWAALSDVPDPAVEPSLTVAEVDAAFAAMAELAGSGSVARRAAAVAELWGRATADEQGFLRGLAFDELRQGALVALVQDGLAQAFTVPVAAVQRASMLLGSTPAAAELLATQGLPGLESVRLTVGIPISPMLAAAAPDPAAALDKVGRPAFADVKLDGIRVQVHHGPHGTRVFSRSLDDITDRVPGIVAAVAGLGVDTAVLDGEAIASGPDGRPLAFQEISSRAATRAAGRGSRTAAAPAVDEVENHLQLRCFDVLHLDGRDLLDEPLTVRAEIAEQLLPPALRVDRHLLPDGVDDAESLAELERVFRGAVADGFEGLVVKRAAAGYAAGRRDAGWVKVKPRHTLDLAVIAAEWGYGRRQGWLSNIHLAARDADTGELVMLGKTFKGMTDAMLAWQTEQFQAREVRRTRSTVFVDPPLVAEIAIDGLQRSTRYPGGVALRFARVLRYRDDKTPDEVDTLQTVRAIGGPLLAADG, from the coding sequence ATGCAACTGCAGACCCTGGTGCAGACCTGGCGGGAGTTGTCCGCCACCCGGTCCCGGATCGCCAAGCGGGATCGGCTGGCCGCGGTCATCGGCGCGGCCGAACCGGCCGAGATCGCCCTGGTGGTGACCTACCTGTCCGGGACCCTGCGGCAACGCCGCACCGGGGTCGGCTGGGCGGCGCTCAGCGACGTGCCCGACCCGGCGGTCGAGCCGTCGCTGACGGTGGCCGAGGTGGATGCCGCGTTCGCGGCGATGGCCGAGCTGGCCGGCAGCGGTTCGGTCGCCCGGCGGGCGGCGGCGGTGGCGGAGCTCTGGGGGCGGGCCACCGCGGACGAGCAGGGTTTCCTGCGCGGCCTGGCGTTCGACGAGCTGCGCCAGGGTGCCCTGGTGGCGCTCGTGCAGGACGGTCTGGCGCAGGCGTTCACGGTGCCGGTGGCCGCGGTGCAGCGGGCGTCGATGCTGCTCGGCTCCACCCCGGCCGCCGCGGAACTGCTGGCCACGCAGGGGCTGCCGGGTCTGGAGTCGGTCCGGCTGACCGTGGGCATCCCGATCTCCCCCATGCTGGCCGCCGCGGCCCCCGACCCGGCCGCCGCGCTGGACAAGGTCGGCCGGCCGGCGTTCGCCGACGTCAAACTGGACGGCATCCGGGTGCAGGTCCACCATGGCCCCCATGGGACCCGGGTGTTCTCCCGCAGCCTGGACGACATCACCGACCGGGTGCCCGGGATCGTCGCGGCGGTCGCCGGTCTCGGCGTCGACACCGCCGTGCTGGACGGCGAGGCCATCGCGTCGGGACCGGACGGCCGGCCCTTGGCCTTTCAGGAGATCTCGTCCCGAGCGGCCACCCGGGCCGCCGGCCGGGGTTCCCGGACGGCCGCCGCACCGGCCGTCGACGAAGTCGAGAACCATCTGCAGCTGCGGTGTTTCGACGTGCTGCACCTCGACGGCCGGGACCTGCTGGACGAGCCGTTGACCGTCCGGGCTGAGATCGCCGAGCAGTTGCTACCGCCCGCCCTGCGGGTCGACCGGCACCTGCTGCCGGACGGTGTGGACGACGCGGAGTCGCTGGCCGAGTTGGAGCGGGTGTTCCGGGGGGCCGTGGCCGACGGCTTCGAGGGCCTGGTGGTCAAGAGGGCCGCGGCCGGCTACGCAGCCGGGCGGCGGGACGCCGGTTGGGTCAAGGTCAAGCCCCGGCACACCCTGGACCTCGCGGTGATCGCCGCCGAATGGGGCTACGGCCGGCGGCAGGGCTGGCTGTCCAACATCCACCTGGCCGCGCGCGACGCCGACACCGGCGAGCTCGTCATGCTGGGCAAGACGTTCAAGGGCATGACCGACGCGATGCTCGCCTGGCAGACCGAGCAGTTCCAGGCCCGGGAGGTGCGGCGCACCCGGTCGACGGTGTTCGTCGACCCGCCGCTGGTCGCCGAGATCGCGATCGACGGCCTGCAGCGGTCCACCCGCTATCCCGGCGGGGTCGCCCTGCGATTCGCCCGGGTGCTGCGGTACCGGGACGACAAGACGCCCGACGAGGTCGACACCCTGCAGACGGTGCGCGCCATCGGCGGTCCGCTGCTGGCCGCGGACGGCTGA
- a CDS encoding ArsR/SmtB family transcription factor gives MYDALAHRVRRAVLDALVERDGQTLFELTTRLVTDGVTTGSRQAITQHLDVLEQTGLLRIERVGRQRIHRVDLTGLRDICERWRLHPGPPDADQAGSR, from the coding sequence GTGTACGACGCGCTGGCCCACCGGGTGCGGCGGGCCGTCCTGGACGCGCTGGTCGAGCGGGACGGGCAGACGCTGTTCGAGCTGACGACGCGCCTGGTCACCGACGGGGTCACCACCGGCAGCCGTCAGGCCATCACCCAGCACCTCGACGTCCTGGAGCAGACCGGACTGCTCCGCATCGAGCGGGTCGGTCGGCAGCGGATCCACCGGGTGGATCTGACCGGACTACGGGACATCTGCGAACGCTGGCGGCTGCACCCCGGTCCGCCGGACGCCGACCAGGCCGGCTCACGCTGA
- a CDS encoding response regulator — protein MSGAGSAGEHDPDETRPRCRVVICDDRAELRDAIGLVLRGHPQFRLVAEAEDAESCLQQVDRHRPDLLILDVNMPGGGPDITRTLRTRWPGLFILVYSGQSRPQVRDDMLAAGADRFVLKTGRLRPLIQALDEASTGRVPGSV, from the coding sequence ATGTCCGGCGCGGGTTCGGCCGGTGAGCACGACCCCGACGAAACCCGGCCCCGGTGCCGGGTGGTGATCTGCGACGACCGCGCGGAGCTCCGCGACGCCATCGGTCTGGTCCTGCGGGGACACCCACAGTTCCGGTTGGTCGCCGAGGCCGAGGACGCCGAGAGCTGCCTGCAGCAGGTGGACCGGCACCGCCCCGACCTGCTCATCCTGGACGTCAACATGCCCGGCGGCGGCCCCGACATCACGCGCACCCTGCGGACCCGCTGGCCCGGGCTCTTCATCCTGGTCTATTCCGGTCAGAGCCGTCCCCAGGTCCGGGACGACATGCTGGCCGCCGGCGCCGACCGGTTCGTGCTCAAGACCGGCCGGCTCCGCCCGCTCATCCAGGCGCTGGACGAGGCGAGCACCGGTCGCGTTCCCGGGTCCGTCTGA
- a CDS encoding TIM barrel protein, whose amino-acid sequence MSDYRLAVSAEMIYVDLPFVERVRRLHERGFEVEIWDWTVRDVPALARLAEQGVVFSSMTGYVTGRLADREGADELLRTAEQSLAVAEQLNCPRLNLHGTGLDDRGLPVRPASAVTPQMWLTAARTLDRVAALGERAGRVFMLENLNTAVDHPGTPFATAADTLALVQHVDNPHLRLNLDLYHAQIGEGNLVELTERALPWVGEIQVADVPGRCEPGTGEIHYPAVAAALRRHGYTGVVGLEGWASGDPDLALDRFRAAFA is encoded by the coding sequence ATGAGCGACTACCGGTTGGCCGTCTCGGCCGAGATGATCTACGTCGACCTGCCCTTCGTCGAGCGGGTGCGCCGGCTGCACGAGCGCGGGTTCGAGGTCGAGATCTGGGACTGGACGGTCAGGGACGTCCCCGCCCTGGCGCGGCTGGCCGAGCAGGGCGTCGTGTTCTCCTCGATGACCGGGTACGTCACCGGTCGGCTCGCCGATCGGGAGGGGGCCGACGAGCTGCTGCGCACCGCCGAGCAGTCGCTGGCCGTGGCCGAGCAGCTGAACTGCCCCCGGCTGAACCTGCACGGCACCGGGCTGGACGACCGGGGACTGCCGGTCCGGCCCGCCAGCGCCGTGACCCCGCAGATGTGGCTGACGGCCGCCCGGACCCTGGACCGGGTGGCCGCGCTGGGCGAACGCGCCGGACGGGTCTTCATGTTGGAGAACCTCAACACCGCGGTCGATCACCCGGGCACCCCGTTCGCCACCGCGGCGGACACCCTGGCGCTGGTGCAGCACGTCGACAACCCGCATCTGCGACTCAATCTCGACCTCTACCACGCTCAGATCGGCGAGGGGAACCTGGTCGAGCTGACCGAGCGGGCTCTGCCGTGGGTCGGCGAGATCCAGGTGGCCGACGTCCCCGGGCGCTGCGAGCCGGGCACCGGCGAGATCCACTACCCGGCGGTCGCGGCCGCCCTGCGCCGACACGGCTACACCGGGGTGGTCGGGCTGGAGGGCTGGGCGTCCGGCGATCCGGACCTGGCCCTGGACCGCTTCCGGGCGGCCTTCGCCTGA
- a CDS encoding LacI family DNA-binding transcriptional regulator, with translation MTVPPAGRRPTLADVAAAAGVSVALVSIVMRDAPGAGAATRERVRRVADEIGYRPDAGARRLRSARSRLLGVVFEVEQPFHADLVGGLYQAAERRGYDLTLSAVTGRRSEERAVDDLLRDRCEGLVLLGSRATTARLADLGAQIPLVSVARAVRSAEVDVVRTADAEGLRDAVDHLVALGHRRIAHADGGRAAGAADRRRGYAEAMAAHGLTDHLVLLPGGLGAQDGEEAGRALLALRPRPTAVAVFNDRCAFGLLDALRRAGVDVPGEISVVGFDDSSLARLSAVDLSSVAQDTDRLADLAVDRLADRLDGDPDGARPGPREQVVAPRLVVRSSTAPPFPGPAG, from the coding sequence ATGACCGTCCCGCCCGCCGGCCGCCGGCCCACCCTGGCCGATGTCGCGGCCGCGGCGGGGGTGTCGGTCGCCCTGGTGTCGATCGTCATGCGGGACGCGCCCGGCGCCGGTGCCGCCACCCGGGAGCGGGTGCGCCGGGTGGCCGACGAGATCGGCTACCGCCCGGACGCCGGCGCGCGCCGGCTGCGCAGCGCCCGGTCCCGGCTGCTGGGCGTCGTCTTCGAGGTGGAGCAGCCGTTCCACGCCGACCTGGTGGGCGGTCTGTACCAGGCGGCCGAGCGGCGGGGCTACGACCTGACGTTGAGCGCCGTCACCGGGCGCCGTTCGGAGGAACGGGCGGTGGACGATCTGCTCCGCGACCGCTGCGAGGGGCTGGTGCTGCTGGGTTCCCGCGCCACCACCGCTCGACTGGCCGACCTGGGGGCTCAGATCCCCCTCGTGTCGGTCGCCCGCGCCGTCCGCTCCGCCGAGGTCGACGTCGTCCGCACGGCGGACGCCGAGGGACTGCGGGACGCGGTCGACCATCTGGTTGCCCTCGGTCACCGGCGCATCGCGCACGCCGACGGGGGCCGGGCGGCCGGTGCGGCCGACCGCCGACGCGGTTACGCCGAGGCGATGGCCGCGCACGGGCTGACCGATCACTTGGTTTTGCTGCCAGGCGGTCTCGGAGCCCAGGACGGTGAAGAGGCCGGGCGGGCGCTGCTGGCGCTGCGGCCCCGGCCGACCGCCGTCGCCGTCTTCAACGACCGCTGCGCGTTCGGTCTGCTGGATGCGCTGCGCCGGGCCGGGGTCGATGTTCCGGGGGAGATCAGCGTCGTCGGGTTCGACGACAGCAGCCTGGCCCGGCTGTCCGCGGTCGACCTGAGCAGCGTGGCCCAGGACACCGACCGGTTGGCCGATCTGGCCGTCGACCGGTTGGCCGACCGACTCGACGGTGATCCGGACGGCGCTCGCCCCGGCCCCCGTGAGCAGGTCGTCGCCCCGCGCCTGGTGGTGCGGAGTTCCACCGCCCCGCCGTTCCCGGGGCCTGCCGGCTGA
- a CDS encoding Gfo/Idh/MocA family oxidoreductase, translating to MTNPVRVALIGSGRMGSFHGRTLAQRLPGVHLAVIADPAPGAAGKLAAELAVDPAPAARAVTDPAEVFADPDVDAVVIAAPARFHTDLVVAAAAAGKDTFCEKPMALSLADADRALAAVRDAGTLLQIGFNRRFAADWHAARGLLDSGDLGTPRQIRSLTRDPGGFDPSRVAPGTIFNETLIHDFDTLRYLNPGARAVRVFATATATVEPDWRDRGLQDTATVLVEFDNGAVGIAEACFEAAYGYDVRGELFAAGGMATMGDGRSTGLVFSHTGGRSVSTARSDQELLDAAYVAELAAFTAAVRRRAAAPGAERNPAIADGTDARAALEIALAAAESVRTGRAVRLDGVTGAGA from the coding sequence ATGACGAACCCCGTACGGGTCGCGCTCATCGGATCCGGGCGCATGGGCTCCTTCCACGGACGCACCCTGGCCCAGCGGCTGCCCGGGGTGCACCTCGCGGTCATCGCCGACCCGGCCCCGGGCGCGGCCGGGAAGCTCGCCGCCGAGCTCGCCGTCGACCCGGCGCCCGCGGCCCGCGCCGTGACCGACCCGGCCGAGGTCTTCGCCGACCCCGATGTCGACGCCGTCGTCATCGCCGCGCCGGCCCGCTTCCATACCGACCTCGTCGTCGCCGCCGCGGCGGCCGGCAAGGACACCTTCTGCGAGAAGCCCATGGCCCTGTCGCTGGCCGACGCCGACCGTGCGCTCGCCGCGGTCCGCGATGCCGGCACCCTGTTGCAGATCGGGTTCAACCGCCGCTTCGCCGCCGACTGGCACGCCGCCCGCGGCCTGCTGGACTCCGGAGACCTGGGCACGCCGCGCCAGATCCGTTCGCTGACCAGGGATCCCGGCGGGTTCGACCCGTCCCGGGTCGCCCCGGGCACCATCTTCAACGAGACCCTCATCCACGACTTCGACACGCTGCGGTACCTCAACCCCGGCGCCCGGGCGGTCCGCGTCTTCGCGACCGCCACCGCCACGGTGGAACCGGACTGGCGCGACCGCGGCCTGCAGGACACCGCGACGGTGCTGGTCGAGTTCGACAACGGCGCCGTCGGCATCGCCGAGGCCTGCTTCGAGGCCGCCTACGGCTACGACGTCCGCGGGGAACTGTTCGCCGCCGGCGGCATGGCGACGATGGGCGACGGCCGGTCGACCGGTCTGGTGTTCTCGCACACCGGTGGCCGGTCCGTGTCCACCGCCCGCAGCGACCAGGAACTGCTCGACGCCGCCTACGTGGCCGAATTGGCCGCCTTCACCGCCGCCGTCCGCCGCCGGGCCGCCGCCCCCGGAGCCGAGCGCAATCCGGCGATCGCCGACGGCACCGACGCCCGGGCCGCGCTCGAGATCGCCCTGGCCGCCGCGGAATCCGTCCGCACCGGCCGCGCGGTCCGCCTCGACGGAGTGACCGGAGCCGGCGCATGA
- a CDS encoding Pr6Pr family membrane protein, whose product MALRDGSVQDSGAASTVGSRLLAGYRLLVAAGVLVAVGTQFANSAARNFSVGNFFSFFTIQSNLLGAAAFIVAALTPRRARQSFGLSLFRGATTLYMAITGVVFTLLLRGLEESLQTTEPWINTVLHYLFPLIIVADWLLDRTVRPLRTRDGLLFLIYPVGYLAYSLIRGPIVDWYPYPFIDPRPSGYGTVVVGALAVTVVAVVAATLLCWASRVDLGRRPVTGTGDATRR is encoded by the coding sequence ATGGCTCTTCGTGACGGATCAGTGCAGGACTCGGGCGCCGCGTCGACCGTGGGGTCACGACTGCTGGCCGGTTACCGCCTGCTGGTCGCCGCCGGTGTCCTGGTCGCGGTGGGGACGCAGTTCGCGAACTCGGCGGCCAGGAACTTCAGCGTCGGCAACTTCTTCAGCTTCTTCACGATCCAGTCGAACCTGCTGGGCGCCGCCGCGTTCATCGTGGCGGCGCTGACCCCCCGACGGGCCCGACAGTCGTTCGGGCTCAGTCTCTTCCGCGGCGCGACCACCCTGTACATGGCCATCACCGGGGTCGTCTTCACCCTCCTGCTGCGCGGACTGGAGGAGAGCCTGCAGACCACGGAACCGTGGATCAACACCGTCCTGCACTACCTGTTCCCGCTGATCATCGTCGCCGACTGGCTCCTGGACCGGACCGTGCGGCCGTTGCGGACCCGGGACGGTCTGCTGTTCCTGATCTACCCGGTCGGCTACCTCGCCTACAGTCTGATCCGCGGTCCGATCGTCGACTGGTACCCCTACCCGTTCATCGACCCCCGGCCGAGCGGCTACGGCACGGTGGTGGTCGGCGCCCTGGCCGTGACGGTGGTCGCCGTGGTGGCGGCCACCCTGCTGTGCTGGGCGTCCCGGGTGGACCTGGGTCGCCGCCCGGTGACCGGCACCGGCGACGCGACTCGGCGGTAG
- a CDS encoding serine hydrolase domain-containing protein, which translates to MDLQAATADWAVGARAVAVIDPTGVVDRFDSAADGTTGARYRWASVTKIISALTVLDATVEGVVSLDDPAGPPGSTLAHLLSHSSGLSMDSDRVLAAPGSRRVYSNAGIDAAAQHLADRTGRPFAAELQERVLDLLEMSSTELDGPPAHGAVSDLDDLAALAAELLHPRLLIPQVVRLASTIAFPGLAGVLPGYGRQTPNDWGLGCEIRDGKAPHWTAAENSPRTFGHFGQSGSFLWVDPDAELACVGLSDTAFGPWAVDAWPVFSSAVLREYA; encoded by the coding sequence GTGGATCTGCAGGCGGCGACAGCGGACTGGGCGGTCGGGGCACGGGCGGTCGCCGTCATCGACCCGACCGGGGTGGTCGACCGGTTCGACAGCGCCGCCGACGGGACGACCGGCGCGCGGTACCGCTGGGCCTCGGTCACCAAGATCATCAGCGCCCTGACCGTGCTGGACGCCACGGTCGAGGGGGTGGTCTCGCTCGACGATCCGGCCGGGCCCCCGGGGTCCACGCTGGCCCACCTGCTCAGCCACTCGTCGGGCCTGTCGATGGATTCCGATCGGGTACTGGCCGCGCCGGGCAGCCGGCGGGTCTACTCCAACGCCGGCATCGACGCGGCGGCGCAGCACCTGGCCGATCGGACCGGCCGGCCGTTCGCCGCCGAACTGCAGGAGCGGGTGCTCGATCTGCTGGAGATGTCCAGCACCGAACTCGACGGCCCACCGGCGCACGGCGCGGTCAGCGACCTCGACGACCTGGCCGCCCTGGCCGCCGAACTCCTGCACCCCCGCCTGCTCATCCCCCAGGTGGTGCGGCTGGCGTCGACCATCGCCTTCCCCGGGCTGGCCGGAGTGCTGCCCGGCTACGGCCGGCAGACCCCGAACGACTGGGGTCTGGGCTGCGAGATCCGAGACGGCAAGGCCCCGCACTGGACGGCGGCGGAGAACTCGCCGCGAACCTTCGGGCATTTCGGCCAGTCGGGCAGCTTCCTGTGGGTCGACCCGGACGCCGAACTGGCCTGTGTCGGGCTGTCCGACACCGCCTTCGGACCGTGGGCGGTCGACGCCTGGCCGGTGTTCTCTTCGGCCGTCCTGCGCGAGTACGCCTGA
- a CDS encoding response regulator, with product MTERAGGILAGSTETVRTSPIKVVIVDDHLLVADSVAAALDAYDDMEVVEIAGSCANGFAAVQRHRPDVLVLDQRLPDGLGTDVLPAMLSLSPRTKVLLMTAVDNDEVLTRAIEGGAAGFIPKGDRAASLVRAVRAAANNEAVITADTLRRLMPRLAQRGKRLGDDLTAREREVLQLLIDGKSTAALARALVVSPATARNHVQSIMTKLGAHSRLEAVAIATREKIMVGT from the coding sequence GGCGGCATCCTCGCCGGCTCGACGGAAACGGTGCGGACGTCGCCGATCAAGGTGGTCATCGTCGACGACCATCTGCTGGTCGCGGATTCGGTGGCGGCGGCCCTCGACGCCTACGACGACATGGAGGTCGTGGAGATCGCCGGGAGCTGCGCCAACGGTTTCGCCGCCGTGCAGCGCCATCGTCCCGACGTCCTCGTCCTGGACCAGCGCCTGCCCGACGGTCTGGGCACCGACGTGCTGCCCGCCATGCTCAGCCTCAGTCCGCGCACCAAGGTCCTGTTGATGACGGCCGTCGACAACGACGAGGTCCTCACCCGCGCCATCGAGGGCGGGGCCGCCGGCTTCATCCCCAAGGGTGACCGGGCCGCGAGCCTGGTCCGGGCGGTGCGGGCCGCGGCCAACAACGAGGCCGTCATCACCGCGGACACCCTGCGCCGCCTGATGCCGCGGCTGGCCCAGCGGGGGAAGCGTCTGGGCGACGACCTCACCGCCCGGGAGCGGGAGGTCCTGCAACTGCTGATCGACGGCAAGAGCACCGCGGCGCTGGCCCGCGCACTGGTGGTCTCACCGGCCACCGCTCGCAACCACGTGCAGTCGATCATGACCAAGTTGGGCGCCCACAGCCGCCTGGAAGCCGTCGCCATCGCGACCCGCGAGAAGATCATGGTCGGCACCTGA